The window ACTTGGATCTCAGGGAAAAACAAAATCTCAATTGACAAATGTTCTACATCTAaatgatgacaaaaaaatacaaaatattggaGCTAAAACACTTGTTGAAAAACTAaacgtaattattatttaatttgtctattaatttttcaataattaataaattttttttttgtttttaaaaggctttaaataatgttgaattaaaaattataaataaagtatttttGGATAAAAATTTGGAGCttaaaaaagattataaaaatataacaaaatcaatttttaaatcaactgttgataaaattgatttttcaaattcaattaatGCAACAAACATTATCAACAAGTGGATTCAAGAAAATACTAAATCACGTATCCAAGAAATCATTGGTTctggtaatttaaaattttctttttaattatgaactattgtattttgatttatatttgtattattttatcaacagatGAATTAAGCAAGGATACCAGTTTGATACTGGTAAATGCTGTGTACTTTAAAGgccaatggaaaaataaattcgacAATTCATCAACTAATTCTGAGCCTTTTTATCTTGATGAtggtgaaattaaaaatgtatcaatGATGCATACTGaaggaaattttaaaattggatATTTACCAGAAGCTGATGCTGAATTTATTGAACTTCCTTAtgcagtaaataaaaaaaattactactcTAAATTGTCAGtagaaataattaacaataattatattttgtaaaatttttgtagAGTGATAACAACAGTAATGCCATGAGTATGATCGTGATGattccaaaaaataatacaaatttaggACTTATTGAAAGATctctgaaaaatataaaaatatcacgtTTATTATCTGGCAAAATGACTGAAATTTCATTGTCATTGccaaaatttacaattgaatCAAAAGTTAATTTAGTAGCACCACTTATGGACCTGGGTTTAACTGATATGTTTGATGAATCAGCTAATTTTAGTGACATTGTTAATGCACCTGTTAAAGTAAGCAAAGTTGTGCAAAAAGCATTTATTGAAGTTAATGAAGAAGGCAGTGAAGCATCAGCAGCAACTGGTacgttattttatcatcaagttttATTTGCTATGCTTTGATTTTGCTTGCTGCTTTTGTTTTGTCATCAATTGTCTTGctgctttttctttttttttgtcttgtttattttaaaaagtaccAAGTGATGATGAACGTTTTGGTGATGCACATGAAGCTGATACAATCAAGGTaaaatagaaacaaaaaaacaatgtattttttatacagGATTGGTTGTTGAACTGCTGTCAGCTTTAAGACCAGATGAATTTCGTATTGATCGTCCATTTTACTATGTTATTGTTGATCAatctgatgatgatattaatggTACTGTTGTTTTTCATGGACGTTATACTGATCCCATCTAAAACTCCAATGACAAATAAGGTAAATCCAATAATtaccataaatatattttgtgtttttatcaatgtttttGTTGCAAAGCTTTTTTGccattatcatttatcatcaaaaaaaaatattcatcaacattaaaataatttttaatcactTAAATAATGTTTCAgaatttgaaattgaaaatagatTTGGACAAGAATACATACCACCGtatgttatcaaaataaatcatccatttatgatgattattattaaaaaaaaattacaaatttttacaGCAAGAATTTTTGATCCAGCAAttaatacagaaaaaaaaaataattaaaatacaaaaaaatactggAGAATAAATCTCTTTATTAAATGgctcatgtttttttttctaaaagtacaaaaattttatttaaaattattgtctgaaaaataataaaaaaaaaaaaaataataataagaaagtttttcatttacaaactaatatcttgatgataaaaaaatgttaaatgatAGTTTACTttgtaataacaaaaagtaaaaaagaaaaaaaaaatgaataaactatttaatatttaaatcaagtaattattaattaataacgagttaattatattttttttttaaggggaAGACaatgttttgtattattatcatcaattgcaCATACTGATTGcaaattattatgttaaattcaattatgattatgcaaatagataataattatggcTGACAACTGGCAGCTAAATCAATTGTACTCAAACatcacataataaaaaaaaaaaaaaaggtaaggaaaattatgaaataacaCAGTTAGTATCAGTTATTTTTGAGAAAGCACCAGATGTAGCAGATGTCAATGATGTTTTACGATATggtttaattgttgttgttgtatcaaGAAAtatatcatcttcatcattggTACTATTAATATCCTGATTactttttcgtttaaatttattatctcttTTATCATCTTGACCATAACGTTCAATGTATTCACGACTACTTGGTGGATAACTAACTCTATCAAGTTGTCTATCATAATATTTACGTTCTTCATCAAGAATATCATGTTCACGTGCTCTTCTATATGTTGATAAAAGTTCCTCTCTAAATCCAAGATTACGATCAACACTACTATAAGCTGGCTCATTGTCATGAATATTTAAACTTGGTTTAACAAAACCCATTGGCTGTTGTTGTGATGGTGCAGTTGGTTCATCTTTTTGAGCTTTATTATCAAGAACATATGAATATCTATCATTTAtccatttatttgttttcattCGACTTTCACGTTGTACATCAGTTTCATATGTTGATAATGgcttatttgaatcaatataattattatttgtttgacgTTTATTTATTCTAGCAGTTGCACTATCTCTCCAACGTTGACATTGCATCAATGCACGTTGACGTTGAGAAAATGATGGTTttacatcatcaacatcatcaacattattattattaatattattatcaattttattatgatattttgcTGGTGTTGATGAATCTAatccattatcattattatatttttttttttgtgatggtAAACGAACACTTAAACGTTTTAAACGTTCATAACTTTCACCTTGACCAGTTAATAAATCATCAGAATCATTCATATCTTTATTGATTTGTAATAATGATGTTAATGTTGGTAAACAATAACGTGATCTTTCTTCTGCATTACGTTCAATATCTAAAAATGTACGTGTTAATATAACAGCTGCTGAtggttctttttctttttcttgttgtttattatcattatcaaataattcacgTCTTGCTGTGTTatctttattatctttatctttattttctttagcatttaaaaattgtacagCAGCTTGACGTGCATTTTCAATACGTTCttccattaatttttcatttaataaaaattgttcagtttcaaatttaacaattttttcatcatttaatggATTTTGACTTTGTGCTATTCTACGTTCAGCTGATGATTTTGTACGCCAATCATTTAATGCTTTAGCATAatcacttgttgttgttgttgttgttgtcattTGTTGTTGTGCTTTGACAAATGGTGATTGTGATACTGGACCTAATTTTGTATGTATACTACCAGGTTTAACTGTGCCTGGTCTTGTTTGAATTggattttgattaattaattcaatatttgctGATGGACTTGTGCATGGTATACGACATGGTTTTGGTGGTACAAGATCAAGTTTTGGTGGTCTATTACCTGGTTTTGGTGGTGGTGAAAAACATAATGGACCAGATGGTACTGatggtaataaatttaatgattgtaAATCATTAGTTGAATCTTTTGATGAACcacttttatttaatactgTTGCATGTACAACATTCATTAATTGATCAAGACGATTTTCTAAACGTGATTGACGATCAGCATCACGATCTAATAATCTTGATACCATTGTATCTTGTGCagcaagtattttattaacaacttCAGTTTGTGATGTTATTGCATTTAACATAAGTTGTTCTAatttttgtgcttttttttttctaaatggtGCATCTGGTGGTAATTCAACAAatgaatcatcatttttagaaCCACTTATTGGCTCATTATCTGATGGACTTTGTGAATCatttacaaaatcaattgataatgttTCATCATTAAATGTTGCATTATTTGTAACTGTTGTTGCATTAATACAActttgaaataattcattatcttGATCATatgtttcatttaaattatgacTTTTACATTTTTGACGAAAaccatcatttaaattttgtccaATATCTGGTGAATAACCAGATGATGATGTGCTTTTATatggtttattaaaatttgtatttataccACCACCGCCATaaacaccaacaccaccaacaccaccaacacctgggtaatcaacaaaattaccATACATACCACCAAATTTTTTAGGTTCACTTTTTGTTGTTCCAGTATTTAATGCATACTGTTGTAATTGACCTTGTGTTCTTGCACAATTTGATGATACCAAACGTACTGGTTGTTGATACAATGAATTATACATTTGTGTTTCACGTGGTATAGTTGCATGACCAATATTAACACGATATTCTTGTTGTTGTGGTGGTATACCAATGTATTCTTGACCAAGTTGATTTCTCAACAACATATTTTCttgtatcaattgattttgtaCATTTTGTACATTTTGTACTCCATTTTTTAATGGCATTTCAGAAAAACGATTATTTTCAAGAATATCATAacgatattgttgttgttgttgatctgGCAATGATCttcttgatgattttgatgataCACGAAGTGTATCTGTATCAGTATTTGTACCAACATCTCTTACTGGTGACATAGAACGACGAGGACGTGCTAAAACAGTTTCATTTGATTCTGATGAATCAGCATAATCACCTTCACgatctaaaaattattttaaaattataatattaatattatcattaaattaaatttaaacaaaaaaacaataataaataattatacatacgTGCTATTTTCCAGCCTTCAGGTGTAACATGAATACGTCTTAGCAATGGCTTAACTGGTTCTTGAAAACCATTACCTTTTACTcgtaaattaacatttgttttaatttcttttattggTGTTTTAGGAATATGCCTTGAATCAACAGTATCAATACCATTattatgttgattattaatatttttattattattgttgttattattatcattaatctcattttttaaatttcttttagcTTCTAATACACGATTAATTGAATCATAATAACGTTCAACACCACCACGTGTACCATTTCTTTGAGCTTCacgataacaaaataatacttgTTTCATTCTTGATCTACATTGTCTTGCTGTAACTTGATAtcctttatttttcatatattttgatattcttGTCCATGCTAATGCTGGTTCAGGTTTAATTTGGTctaattttgtttgtatttgttCATCAGCCCATACTGATACAAGTAATGATGTACTTTCTGTAgtccatttatattttataatatctcCAGGTTcatccatttttattatcttattaaattattgcttAACTCCAAAAAACGAAAATTCTATAAcaatataacaatataatgtttaatttaatactttCGTTTTAATAGTTAAtgtatttaatgattatttataattacctTGATTGCGTTGTtaatgttgaaataataattatagtgGGTTATATTTTAAACCCACGATGACCGTTGATTGCTTACATTTCATCTCAAGTTTTATATGGCGTCTGTGCAACAACTTGTTGCATCGtagtatataatttatgttgttttttttttttttatattaattttattttattctcaatgTACGTGTAAGTTGTAACCACATCGGTACCACACATATCTTGGTTAAACATACAGAACCAAATTTCTAACACAATACCCAGCAATGCCAAGTGTACCTTTTTGGTCCTTTTAAAccggtttttttgtttattaaacaatataaaaatgtgtttaaaaaattctctctctctctcttgctAAAGTATGCACATGATCAACACGCCCCCAAATACAGCTTCCAGGATTTTACGGAATAAATTAAGAGGCAGCACTTTTCACTTTCTCTCTtgctctctttttttttttttatccctcATCATGCAAAAATATACacttacataaaataaatgaacacaataatttaatgaattaattttataatgcaacaatgataattgattgagtattatttttatttaattatctttatttaccACGACTTCGAATGACTGAAAACATTGACAGGAAgggaaaataaagaaaaaaaaaatgcaacaatTATAATCATGAtacatttttgtttgttggttgttcttttttttttctttttaaatctttgatataaattaaaattaaatttgatacgtgattataattttttttattctttatcttatttattttattttattatttctaaatcaaagatttaagattaaaaaaaaaaaacattacaatcaattgttttttcttatgaattaatttagagATGCaatgtgtgtattttttttttttttttagtattatatgACAATAATACATGGCAATTGACTAGTgccaacaataaaaaagaaaaaaaaataataaaaaacagagACAACAGgagttgataaattaattctaaCATTACTACCACATGTGCGTTTCTCTAATTTCACTTATGATGTGTCCAGCTTGTGTAAGTgcctgtaataataaaaaacaattattaaacttgaaaataaaagcaaaagcaaaaaaaaacctacCTTCAACATGTCTGCAGCTTCCTTACGTCTAACAGCAATATGTTCACTTTCATTTAAAAGTGATTCAGCATGATCAGATTTATATAAATGCGTAACAAGTTCACTTTGTAAATTATCTTTAACATAATTAACAAGAAAATGCATAACAGCTTTTGGTACACTGTCTTGAATTGATTTAcgaacaatataaaaatatgatttaatgAGTCTTTCAATGACATCACAATCACGTTGTTCACGTTCACTTAATTTACGTGTACCTTGAATTGATGGAATttctgataataaattaacacctCTTGTTGTTTgtgaatttgttgattttgttataccattattattttcattgctattattattattattattttgataaggTGATATTGCACCATCACGTTGTCTAACTGGTGAATTATCAGTTGtacttgatgaatcattttttcCTTGTGGCAGTAAATTGCTTAAAATCCAATGACTTTGTTGatctttattttgttgttcatttgttattggtatttcatctttattattattcattaatttaccaTGTGCATCATGATTAACAGATATATTTCcattgattgttgttgttgatgatgtttgtcGTTTACGATTTCTAGCAGTATCATCTTCACATTTTAACATTGATGATACAAATGCAGCATCTTTATGAAAATCAGGATgttttgtattaatatatgCAAGTTCAATTTGTACAAGATTTTCAACCATTGAATTTGTTGTTGGTAATCTACGACGTAATAAATGTgtaacaacatcaacaattctttcatataattttggaAAACGTAACATTTCTTGATGTACTTCAGTACCACAATGTTGTATAATACCTTGCATTTCTTCATGTACCAATTCAACACAACGTAATGATGGTTCTTCAAGTCTACGTATTTGTCGTTTAactaataattcaaatgatacTTCAGGAACAAATAAAGCTGGTCTTGGTCCAGTTGCATTTCTAATTGCTGTTAAAATATCCATTTTAGCTAAACCAGAAAGTGGATGTATTGAATCTAATGCTCTACCAAATGtttcatgaaatatataacaaatacgTGCACCACCACATAATTCAGTTGTTTCAATATTTCTAGCAGTACCTTCAATTGTTGAACAATAACTACTTgcaaattttgttattatttgtaataatgttTGACTTTTATCTGATACATCATCACCATATGAATTCATTAATGTTTGATATTGTGATACCATAACATTAACACGTGTTTTTAATTCTGGTAAACAATCTCTAATATGATGCATCAATAAACGATTTAATGTTTTAGCAAGATATGGTGTACCATTTCTATTAGCAAGTGTTGGATATTTACGTTGTAAAAATGCTGATTCATCTTTTAATGCTTCatgaattgttttattattcataatatcTTGTTGTGAACGATTAACAACACCAATAATACCAAGTTTAACTGGTATAAC is drawn from Aphidius gifuensis isolate YNYX2018 linkage group LG3, ASM1490517v1, whole genome shotgun sequence and contains these coding sequences:
- the LOC122851728 gene encoding uncharacterized protein LOC122851728; the encoded protein is MDEPGDIIKYKWTTESTSLLVSVWADEQIQTKLDQIKPEPALAWTRISKYMKNKGYQVTARQCRSRMKQVLFCYREAQRNGTRGGVERYYDSINRVLEAKRNLKNEINDNNNNNNNKNINNQHNNGIDTVDSRHIPKTPIKEIKTNVNLRVKGNGFQEPVKPLLRRIHVTPEGWKIAHREGDYADSSESNETVLARPRRSMSPVRDVGTNTDTDTLRVSSKSSRRSLPDQQQQQYRYDILENNRFSEMPLKNGVQNVQNVQNQLIQENMLLRNQLGQEYIGIPPQQQEYRVNIGHATIPRETQMYNSLYQQPVRLVSSNCARTQGQLQQYALNTGTTKSEPKKFGGMYGNFVDYPGVGGVGGVGVYGGGGINTNFNKPYKSTSSSGYSPDIGQNLNDGFRQKCKSHNLNETYDQDNELFQSCINATTVTNNATFNDETLSIDFVNDSQSPSDNEPISGSKNDDSFVELPPDAPFRKKKAQKLEQLMLNAITSQTEVVNKILAAQDTMVSRLLDRDADRQSRLENRLDQLMNVVHATVLNKSGSSKDSTNDLQSLNLLPSVPSGPLCFSPPPKPGNRPPKLDLVPPKPCRIPCTSPSANIELINQNPIQTRPGTVKPGSIHTKLGPVSQSPFVKAQQQMTTTTTTTSDYAKALNDWRTKSSAERRIAQSQNPLNDEKIVKFETEQFLLNEKLMEERIENARQAAVQFLNAKENKDKDNKDNTARRELFDNDNKQQEKEKEPSAAVILTRTFLDIERNAEERSRYCLPTLTSLLQINKDMNDSDDLLTGQGESYERLKRLSVRLPSQKKKYNNDNGLDSSTPAKYHNKIDNNINNNNVDDVDDVKPSFSQRQRALMQCQRWRDSATARINKRQTNNNYIDSNKPLSTYETDVQRESRMKTNKWINDRYSYVLDNKAQKDEPTAPSQQQPMGFVKPSLNIHDNEPAYSSVDRNLGFREELLSTYRRAREHDILDEERKYYDRQLDRVSYPPSSREYIERYGQDDKRDNKFKRKSNQDINSTNDEDDIFLDTTTTIKPYRKTSLTSATSGAFSKITDTNCVIS
- the LOC122851730 gene encoding dynamin-1-like protein produces the protein MEALIPVVNKLQDVFNTIGADVIQLPQIVVLGTQSSGKSSVIESLVGRSFLPRGTGIVTRRPLVLQLVYTPKDDREYRCAENGTLDCDEWGVFLHAKNRVFKNFDEIRREIEDETTRMAGGNKGICPEPINLKIYSSSVVNVTLVDLPGITKVPVGDQPEDIEAQIRSLVLKYICNPNSIILAVCTANTDMATSESLKFSKDVDPDGRRTLAVVTKMDLMDAGTDAIDILCGRVIPVKLGIIGVVNRSQQDIMNNKTIHEALKDESAFLQRKYPTLANRNGTPYLAKTLNRLLMHHIRDCLPELKTRVNVMVSQYQTLMNSYGDDVSDKSQTLLQIITKFASSYCSTIEGTARNIETTELCGGARICYIFHETFGRALDSIHPLSGLAKMDILTAIRNATGPRPALFVPEVSFELLVKRQIRRLEEPSLRCVELVHEEMQGIIQHCGTEVHQEMLRFPKLYERIVDVVTHLLRRRLPTTNSMVENLVQIELAYINTKHPDFHKDAAFVSSMLKCEDDTARNRKRQTSSTTTINGNISVNHDAHGKLMNNNKDEIPITNEQQNKDQQSHWILSNLLPQGKNDSSSTTDNSPVRQRDGAISPYQNNNNNNSNENNNGITKSTNSQTTRGVNLLSEIPSIQGTRKLSEREQRDCDVIERLIKSYFYIVRKSIQDSVPKAVMHFLVNYVKDNLQSELVTHLYKSDHAESLLNESEHIAVRRKEAADMLKALTQAGHIISEIRETHMW
- the LOC122851729 gene encoding ovalbumin-related protein X-like isoform X2; the protein is MINRSIVIGLIIVVIQMMTMIESKDMKKRQALEIVSTGINQFSMELYERLVSDGNKNNMIFSPLSVWMVLSMASLGSQGKTKSQLTNVLHLNDDKKIQNIGAKTLVEKLNALNNVELKIINKVFLDKNLELKKDYKNITKSIFKSTVDKIDFSNSINATNIINKWIQENTKSRIQEIIGSDELSKDTSLILVNAVYFKGQWKNKFDNSSTNSEPFYLDDGEIKNVSMMHTEGNFKIGYLPEADAEFIELPYASDNNSNAMSMIVMIPKNNTNLGLIERSLKNIKISRLLSGKMTEISLSLPKFTIESKVNLVAPLMDLGLTDMFDESANFSDIVNAPVKVSKVVQKAFIEVNEEGSEASAATGLVVELLSALRPDEFRIDRPFYYVIVDQSDDDINGTVVFHGRYTDPI
- the LOC122851729 gene encoding antichymotrypsin-2-like isoform X1, which gives rise to MINRSIVIGLIIVVIQMMTMIESKDMKKRQALEIVSTGINQFSMELYERLVSDGNKNNMIFSPLSVWMVLSMASLGSQGKTKSQLTNVLHLNDDKKIQNIGAKTLVEKLNALNNVELKIINKVFLDKNLELKKDYKNITKSIFKSTVDKIDFSNSINATNIINKWIQENTKSRIQEIIGSDELSKDTSLILVNAVYFKGQWKNKFDNSSTNSEPFYLDDGEIKNVSMMHTEGNFKIGYLPEADAEFIELPYASDNNSNAMSMIVMIPKNNTNLGLIERSLKNIKISRLLSGKMTEISLSLPKFTIESKVNLVAPLMDLGLTDMFDESANFSDIVNAPVKVSKVVQKAFIEVNEEGSEASAATEFEIENRFGQEYIPPYVIKINHPFMMIIIKKKLQIFTARIFDPAINTEKKNN